A segment of the Nomascus leucogenys isolate Asia unplaced genomic scaffold, Asia_NLE_v1 000670F_135029_qpd_obj, whole genome shotgun sequence genome:
GTCCTCGTTGGGACAAGCGACAATGATGTGGGCGTTGTGAGAAAAAGGGCCGGCGGGGCTGAGCCAGCTGTTTGCCCCTGGGCAGCCCTGACGGCTCTGGGTATGTGGGGCAAGAGGGGGCCTTGCAGGAGGGGCGGCGAGGGATCCAAAACAATTTTTCCGCGGCAAGGCGGAGGACTGGAGGGGATCCCAGGACCGTTGGCCCTGGGCCCTGACGCCTCAGAGCACACCCCGTCCTGAGCGGGCCCGATGTGTTGGGAGCTTGGGAGCTCCTGAGCGGGGGAAGGCCTGGAGCGTCTGCGAAAAGGGAGGCCGCCTGGTGTGCCTGGAGCCTGGGCAGGGGACTGAGGCCTGTGGCTCTCCCGCGCTGCAGCAGGGCGGCGGTCCGGCGCGTGGTCTGGCCGCAGGCGAGGAGGGTGGCTCTGGGAGGCCGGCAGAAGGCGCAGCGCGGCGGCCGGCGGTGCTGGGGCCTTGATGGGGAGAGCAGCCCAGCCGCGCGGGAGCGGCTCTGGGGTCCCGGATCTGAGGCCAGCGGCCCCGGGGTGGCGGTGACGCCTGGAGTCGAGCAGGCGTGACTGGGACGGGCTCTTGTGGCAGCCAGGCGCCACTGCCGGCCTTTATGGCCACACCACCCTGAACGCACGGGATCTCGActgatcttggaagctaagcagaGTCGGGCCTGGCTAGTACTTGGGATGGGAGACCCCCTGAGAATACTGGGTGCTGAAGGCTTTTGGCTCCccgctccctccctcttcccccttttCTCGCCGTGCTTCCCAACCGCCCCCTGACTCTACTCCCACTTCAACGCATGGGCTGCTTTCCACCAGGGAAGGACATTGCCTTCGTCAGCCACCAGGAAAACCGTCCCTGTGCACTTGGATTTTCATTGCCACCGACTTCGTGTAAAATCCAGTCTCAGGGACACGAGAGAGACCCAGGTCTTGTGCCCTGTGAGCACGCTCGGCGTTATGGCTCCCGCCAGATGGACAGGTGCACTCTACAAATCTCGGAGCCTACCGcatcaagaagacagaaaggacCAAACAAAGGAAGGACCCTACGAAACGCACCCCTAAAGTAACCAACCAATCCAAGAGTAAACACGTCTCAGGGCTCAGTACTCTCGCTTGGACGGCCCTGCCCCCCTGTTCTGGCCCAGCCCAAGCACCCTCCACCCCATCCCGGCCTGCTCAAAGGGGCCGTCTACCGGAGCAGAGCCTCCCTCTCCAAGGCTCAATCGCActccctctccagctccctcaccttctctctctctcttcttccccctccacCTCTCGCTCTTCTGTCACTTCTCTCCCCaccctttctgtctctatgtctcTTTCTCACCCTTTGTTTCTATCTCTCCATCCCTGTCTCCCTTGCTGTCCTTCAAGCTGTGTCTTTGTGTGCGTGTCTGTGCATGTCCGTGTCCGTGTCCGTGTGCGTGTGTGCCGGCCCGCGTGCGCGCGccgtgtgtatctgtgtgtgtgaggggtggGTTTGctcgtggtggtggtggggtgtgtctGGGTGTCCATCAGCCCCTCTTTCCTGGGATCAGGCTTCCGGGGCTGTAGTGCCAGCCCGGGACAAAGCAGGGCCTTCCTGCCCCGTTGGCCACGGGCCGGGTCTTCCTCGGGACAAGCGACAATGGTGTAGGCGTTGTGAGAAAAAGAGCCCGCGGGGCTGGGCCGGCTGTTCACCCCTGGGCAGCCCTGGCTTCTCTGGGTGTGTGGGGAAAGAGGGGACCTTGCAGGAGGGGCGGGGAggaatccaaaataatttttccgCGGCAAGGCGGAGGACCAGAGGGGATCCCAGGACCGTGGGCCCTGGGCCCTGACGCCTGGGGGCACACCCCGTCCTGAGCAGGCCCCAAGTGTTGGAAGCTCCAGAGCTGGAGAACCAGGGGAAAGCCTGGAGCATCAGCTAAAGGGAGGCCTCCTGGAGAGTCCAGAGCCCTGGCAGGGGATGGAGGCCTCTGGCGCCTCTGCGATCCCTCGCGTGGTCTGGCCGCCGGCGACAGCGGGACGCTCAGGGAGGTCGGCGGAAAGCGCAGCGCAGCGACTGGTGGTGCTCGGGCATATAGAGGGGGAGAGCAGCCCGGCGCGGGCAAGCGGCTCCGGGGTGCCTGATCCCAGCCTCGCGGCCCGGGGTTGGTGGTGACGCCTGGAATCAGGCGGGCATAGCTGGACCGGGCTCTTGGACCAGCCAGGCGCCACTGCCATTGTCTACAGCCATACCCCTCTGAACACGAGAGAAACCCAAGCCGCGGCCCGTGGGCACCCTTGGCGCCACTGCTCCCGCCACAGAGACTGGTGCACTCTACAACTTTCAGGGCCCACAGCACCAAGAGGACAGGGAGGAGCCAGCAAAGGAATGACGCTACGAAACGCACCCCCAAAGCAACCAACCAATCCAAGCAAAACACGTCTCAGGGCTCCCCTGGTTTTCCCCTGTGGGCGGCCCTGCCCCCCTGTTCTAGCCCAGCCCAGGCACCCTCTACCCTACCCTGGCCAAAGGGGCCCCTGTCTACAAGAGCAGAGCCTCCCTCTCCAAGGCTCTGTTGCTCTCCCTCTCTagctccctcaccctctccctttctctacttCCCTCTCCAccttgccctctctctctctctcctctcgcAATTTCCccggtctctctctgtctctctctctatcgctgtttctctctctccttccgtTTCTATCTTTCCATCCCTCTGTCCCTTGCTCTTCTTCAAGctctctgtgtctttgtgtgtctgtgtgtgtgcttgtgttccCGCGCGTGCGCCCGTATGTGTCTGTGCGTTTGGGAGTGGGTTTGCTAGTGGTTGTGGTGGGGTGTGTCTGgtgttcttccctccctccccaggttttttcctccctttctccctccctccctctttctctccctttcaggGTCCCTCAGTCCATCCATCCTTTCCTAGCTCCATCCTTCCGTCCCACTTTGTCTCCGTTCTTGTCCTAATCgctgcctgccttccctcttgCCTGGAAAGGGCAGCACCCCGGTTTGAGCGAGGGGTCTACATTTAGTTGCAAGGCCCTCCATGGTGCTGGCGGAGAGGCTGGCGGGACACGGGTTGGCAAGTGATGGTGAGCGAAGAGGCAGAGGAGTCGAGCCACGGAAAGGAGAACTGGCCTGGCTTCTGCCCGGGCCCGGTGTTTCGCGGATTGCGGTCTCCTCCAATCCGACTGAAGAATGCGAGGGGGAAAAGGGATGACAGCTCCGCCTGGGCTGGTTAGAAAACCTAGGCTGCTGCCTGCAAACCCGCTCGTGAGCAGTAGACAGCCCACCTCCCGGTACCTGGGCGGGCCCTGGGATCCCCGGGATGCTCAGGAAAGAATGACAGCCCTCCTCTGTGTGGAGTCTCTCGCCGGACCTGGAACTCAGGGATCCTAGACAGGTCAGCTGGAAGGGAAGACGTGTCTTTCCATACCGAGTCAGAGGTTCACCGCGAAAGAGAGGCCGccgccctgcccccaccccgccccaccccgctCCAACCTGCTCCTCCAGCAGAGCCCGGTGTCCTTCCTGTCTGAGGAGTGGTTCCAGCGGAGCGGGCTCTTCCATGTCCTTCAGCTCCCCCAGTGGCGCCGGATCTAGGAAAGGTTGTGACTTTTGCTGAAACTCTGGGGTCCACAGGAACTCATCTAACAGCCTGGAGGTGAATGCAGACGAGCGCCCCGGCTCCTCGAGCGGTGGGGAGGGCGCCCGGATGGCTTGTATCTGTGCTTGACGCGGAGGCCCCCGGGGTCGCGAGCTTCGGAGGTGGAGGTGCCCCTTCTTcgggttcccacgccgccccggCGACCTGGGGCCCCAGCCCCACCACGGACTGCCCTGGGACGTGGGTGGCGCAAGCACACCTTGGCCCTGTGGCCCGGCCTGAGCGGGCCCGGCTGTCCCACCGCGCAAGGGCCCGGCAGGCCGTCGCGCTGCGGGTCGCGGTCCTCCCGGCATTTGCTCGGGTGCGGAGGCCACCGAGGCGTCTGAGGGTGGGAGAGCGCCCCTTCCGGAGGAGCCAGGGCGGCGTAGGCAAAATCCCCGCCTAACGGGGCAGGTTGGGATATCCCTCGTGCCTGCGCGGCCTGGCACGGCCCTTGCTCCCTGGCTCACGAAAGCCCCCTGTGGGAGAGCCCCGGGCGCGCAGGGCATGTGGGGTGCGGGGATCCCCGTTCCCCACGCCCCGGTGTGGGCGAAGGCGACCGACCAGGGAGCAGGGTGACACCCGCCCGGGGCCGCGTTGCACAGGCCGCCTGTGGGCGGTGGCGCCCTGCCACCCTGTGACGGGTGCCTGGCCCTTCGGTTCTGAAACCAGATGTGGATCCTGGACTCCGGGGGGCCCGTCTCTCTGGCCAGTCCTTCCCTGGTGGCGATGCCTGGAAAGCGATCCTTCTCAAAGTCTCGGACCAGCAGGTCGGTCTGGGATGGGGTGACGGAGGTCCGCTTTCGCCTGCCTTCTTGCGGGCCGCGTCTCCCCGGCCAGGGCCGAGATTCCCGCCGGTGCTGCCTCAGCTGGCGTGACCTCTCATTCTGAAACCAAATCTGGACCCTGGGCTCCGAAACGCCGATGACCTGGGCCAGCCGTTCTCTGGTGGCGATGCCCGGGTACGGGTTCCGCTCAAAGCAGCCTCGCTTTGGCTCGGGGTCCAGACGAGTCTCCTCCGCCGTCCTCCTCCTCGGGCTTCCGCGGGGAGGGTGTCGTCCGAAGGTGTCGGGAGAGCCATCGCGGGAAGCCCCGGCCGGAATTTCACGGACGGACCCGGGCAGAGAGAGGCCGGAGGGCTCCCCTGCTCCTCAGCCGGCCTGCGCAATGCGTTCAGGTCCAGCCAGGAGGCCCTTAGAAAGACCTACCACCTCCACCCCGTTATGAACAGGCATGAGCTCCGGGCCCATGGTCCCGGGGTAGCCCGCCCTCCGAAGCCGAAAACCACAGGGACCAGGGccttgtggggtgggtgggtgtagGGCCGGATTGGAGGGGAAAGAGGGGCTTCGGGGGCTGGCTCTCTAAGGTTCTGCAGTAATTCTATGGAAACTGGAAGCAGCTGTCTTGACTCGCACAGTTTTCAGGCATAAACCACCCTGAAGTGTGGCGTGCGGAACTGAACCTCCATGACAGTCTTGAGTTTTCCAGGCCCTCTCGGGGAAGGCGGCAATGCCTGTGGGTGTCGCCGTTGCCGTGATAGTCTCACACACGCAGGGGTGTGTATCTCGTTCATTTTCATGTAGAAAACGAGAGCGAAACTACAGAGAAAAGAAACGTCCGGTGCATCACGGCCAGACAACGGATTACTGTTTCCTGCAACGAGGCGAGTCTCCACTGTGGCCTGTTTGGAAACTGGAAAGGGGAGCGAAGTCACGAGGCTGCTTTTCCACACTTCGCTGGAGGTTTCTGTGTCGCCACAGAGCTCGGGAAACAGTCAACATGGTCACGCTTTCGGGGGCCAGAGACACGTGAGTAGCAGGCCCCCTTGCAGAGGGCAAAGGAACGTGGAACCCGCAATCATGGTTCACTCGGCCTGAGTGTGACTCCTGTGTGGATGGGAGTATCTGCCTCGCGCTCTGTTGCAGGCTCAGCGTGGGGCTATGTCGTCTGTGAACCATGTGGATGAAAAACAGACAATCACCCGAGTCTCCGCTCATTGCTCTCTGGGCAATTCGCTCATTCCTTGGGAGGCGGAATTCGTCTGAATTGCTCCGGGATGAAGTGACCCAGGCTGGCGATCCGGAGGGCCGGTGAACCCACCGCCGGCCAACGCGGCTGTCGGCGGAGCACTTCGCCTGCACCGGGCACCCAACATTTTCCCGGAGTGCGAGGTCCTGCTGGTCCTGGAGGCGGAAGACcgcctttctctctgccttcctctctctgtctcttgctccctttctccctttgtctttcctttcctccctcctccctccctcccttccttcctccccctctccccactttctcctttccaatgtCCTTCTGTCCATCCGTCCTTTTGTTGCTccattcctccctttctctctctgttcctctcccCGTCTCTATATTTCAACATTGTATGACCCcattgtgtgtatctgtgtgttaacattttttagcaatgaaattcattttcattaagaTATGTACATTGTTATTTAGACACGTTATTTATGTATGTGCATTTGTTTAATAGACATAATTTATTTCAGAGTTATTCTATAGCATAGTGCAAACATAACTCATAAGCAGTGTCAACCCAAAAATTGTGTGACTCACATTACTGATTCTTTTCTATTGCAGTGGTCGAGAATAAAATCTCTATATCTCCAACTTATGTCTGTGTATTACCATTGAATTGGCCCCATTTCCTGTAATGATAGAACACTATTCCCGTACTATGACAAGAGCTGTGGGCTGTGGGGACGTCAGGGATAGGATGACACAGAAGTGAAGATAAGACATTCTCTTTTTCACAtctttattaaatacaaattccatatgaaagaaatttaaaattccaaacaacattaatgtttatttcattacataaaatgaaaattataaagcaacCAAACAAGTAATTAATACACTTAGATAATGAAAGATTGTATGATCTCAGTACAAAATACAAGTAGAATATACctcaaatataacaaaatacactGTATTGTAGTATGTGATGAAATCTCCATATCCTGCAATATAGTACAATCaattgaaatgtataaaatacaataaaatataaatttaggattttaaaatgaaataaaacataagtcagttcaataaataagtacaatcatTTGCCATTTAATATATCTTGACTTAAATTTTATGTAGGAATATTAAAAGTAAACAGTTTGCATAGTAATTTTACTATAATTATATCAAACTGTAAAAATGTATAGACATTTTTTCACAGGGAGTGCTATTAATGATTTGTGGATATTAGTACTCCATGGGTTCAGGCTGGAAGAGTGAGAGCCTACAACATTTTCCGGattaaaaaagaagcaatttcaggccgggcgcggtggctcacgcttgtaatcccagcactttgggaggccgaggcgggtggatcacgaggtcaggagatcgagaccacggtgaaaccccgtctctactaaaaatacaaaaaattagccgggcgtggtggcgggcgcctgtagtcccagctactcggagaggctgaggcaggagaatggcgtgaaccagggaggcggagcttgcagtgagccgagattgcgccactgcactccagcctgggcgacagagcgagactccgtctcaaaaaaaaaaaaaaaaaaaaaaaaagagggggctcatgcctgtaatcccagcacgttgggagttggaggctggaggatcacctgagttcgaggccaacatggccaaagtgacaaaactctgtctctactaacaatacaaaaaaaaattagccaggcatggcagtacattcctgtagtcccagctacttgggatgctgaggcatgagagttgtttgaacccaggaagcagaggctgcagtgagctaagattttgccactgcactccagcctgggtaacatagcaagactgtctcaaaaaaaaaaaaaggagcatataattttatatttacttttctacAGTCTAAAATACGCAAATTCACGATtacattctaatatttttctgattatatagAAATGCACGACTTTCAGACATCCAAAAGGCATCAAATGACtaacatgaaatataaaatttgtctATAGCCTTAGCGGTCTGCAAAATGCAGGGCTCACCATTCTGAGTATACCGCTCAAGTTTCTTTCCTATGACTTCTTCAGGTTCTGTCATTTATTAACACAGTGTGTCTGAAATTGTCACTGCTGGTCATCTGGAAGAATCTGAGAAGAAGCAGGTCCTTGTTCTCATTCCCAGAGCTGCATCTCTGCTGAATAGGGTCAGGGTGCTCCCAGCTTAGCCTCATCTGATCCACTGACAGGCTCAGTTATCTCCTTCCCACGGAAGGGCTGGGCTTCTCTCTCCAGGGCTGAATCCCCAGGACCAGGCAGTGTGGCTGGGACAAGCCAGCCCTCTACGGTGAAGACATAAGCTGCCTGGGTGGCCATGGAATACAAGGTCTGCAACTGGGCACACAGAGGCCCCCGGAGCTGAGTGAGCAGTGTCAGCTGCTCACAGGTCAGTGGAGAATTGATCTGCTGTGCCCACACCTGGGATAGGTCTTGATAAACAGCCTCTGACATAGCTCGCACCGAGGTCACCAAGCTTTTTTGAAGTGACGATGCTTGGACTCCTAGGGCCCGAGACCTGTGCCGCTTGCTGTGCCCAGTGCGAGCCCTGGAATGTCCCCTACGGTGGGCATCACAGGTCTCCTGGATT
Coding sequences within it:
- the LOC115834150 gene encoding LOW QUALITY PROTEIN: basic proline-rich protein-like (The sequence of the model RefSeq protein was modified relative to this genomic sequence to represent the inferred CDS: inserted 7 bases in 5 codons) — its product is MALPTPSDDTLPAEARGGGRRRRLVWTPSQSEXCFERNPYPGIATRERLAQVIGVSEPRVQIWFQNERSRQLRQHRRESRPWPGRRGPQEGRRKRTSVTPSQTDLLVRDFEKDRFPGIATREGLARETGPPESRIHIWFQNRRARHPSQGGRAPPPTGGLCNAAPGGCHPAPWSVAFAHTGAWGTGIPAPHMPCAPGALPQGAFVSQGARXPCQAAQARGISQPAPLGGDFAYAALAPPEGALSHPQTPRWPPHPSKCREDRDPQRDGLPGPCAVGQPGPXQAGPQGQGVLAPPTSQGSPWWGWXPQVAGAAWEPEEGAPPPPKLATPGASXRQAQIQAIRAPSPPLEEPGRSSAFTSRLLDEFLWTPEFQQKSQPFLDPAPLGELKDMEEPAPLEPLLRQEGHRALLEEQLTCLGSLSSRSGERLHTEEGCHSFLSIPGIPGPAQGYGCRQWQWRLAGPRARSSYARLIPGVTTNPGPRGWDQAPRSRLPAPGCSPPLYARAPPVAALRFPPTSLSVPLSPAARPREGSQRRQRPPSPARALDSPGGLPLADAPGFPLVLQLWSFQHLGPAQDGVCPQASGPRAHGPGIPSGPPPCRGKIILDSSPPLLQGPLFPHTPREARAAQGPAVAPGCHKSPSQSRLLDSRRHRHPGAAGLRSGTPEPLPRGWAALPIKAPAPPAAALRLLPASQSHPPRLRPDHAPDRRPAAARESHRPQSPAQAPGTPGGLPFRRRSRPSPAQELPSSQHIGPAQDGVCSEASGPRANGPGIPSSPPPCRGKIVLDPSPPLLQGPLLPHIPRAVRAAQGQTAGSAPPALFLTTPTSLSLVPTRTRPVGQGPALPRAGTRAPAA